One stretch of Mycolicibacterium fallax DNA includes these proteins:
- a CDS encoding CHAP domain-containing protein has translation MLNPAVIDEGVTVSFSGMDVAAVEALSKQLNGLADRLAEIGKSVDRDVATMGNIWRGPDAQKFASSWSTHRASLNAAQDAVRDVGAASLRNAQQQRATSAASGGAPAAPVTGHAPAAPAAPPAAPPAGTPGGHGAVGQATPGQLPPGDTAAYRAFESRSHYNAGVGYSVDANGAAQNNCTAWAQWRRDELGLSSPGGNGAQMAGNAGGTTHTPPSLGALVSFGEGAYGHVQVVEQIYPDGSFRVSETNYNGSSEVRTVEKWHPLPDGTWKNDSGKVRDLVISP, from the coding sequence TTGCTGAATCCGGCAGTCATTGACGAGGGGGTAACGGTGTCGTTTTCGGGGATGGATGTGGCAGCCGTCGAGGCGCTGTCGAAGCAGTTGAACGGTTTGGCCGATCGACTCGCCGAGATCGGCAAGAGTGTCGATCGCGATGTCGCCACGATGGGCAACATCTGGCGGGGGCCGGACGCGCAGAAGTTCGCCAGTTCCTGGTCAACGCACCGGGCGAGCCTGAACGCGGCGCAGGACGCGGTTCGCGACGTCGGCGCGGCGTCGTTGCGAAACGCCCAGCAGCAGCGTGCCACGAGTGCGGCCTCCGGTGGCGCGCCCGCGGCACCGGTGACCGGCCATGCCCCGGCCGCGCCGGCCGCGCCGCCGGCCGCGCCGCCGGCCGGAACGCCCGGCGGCCATGGGGCGGTCGGGCAGGCGACGCCGGGCCAATTGCCGCCCGGTGACACGGCCGCTTACCGCGCGTTCGAGAGCCGCAGTCACTACAACGCGGGGGTCGGTTACAGCGTCGACGCCAACGGTGCGGCGCAGAACAACTGCACCGCCTGGGCGCAGTGGCGGCGTGACGAGCTCGGATTGTCCTCGCCCGGCGGCAACGGCGCCCAGATGGCCGGAAACGCCGGCGGGACGACGCACACGCCGCCCAGCCTCGGCGCCCTGGTGTCCTTCGGTGAGGGCGCCTACGGGCACGTCCAGGTGGTCGAGCAGATCTACCCCGACGGGTCGTTTCGGGTCAGCGAAACAAACTACAACGGCAGCAGCGAGGTTCGGACGGTCGAGAAGTGGCACCCGCTGCCCGACGGGACCTGGAAGAACGACAGCGGCAAGGTTCGCGATCTGGTCATCTCGCCCTGA
- the ruvC gene encoding crossover junction endodeoxyribonuclease RuvC produces MRVMGVDPGLTRCGLSVVEGGSGRQVSALDVDVVRTPSGDPLARRLLAISDTVEHWMDTHRPDVVAIERVFANANANTAMGTAQAGGVIALQAARRGIDVHFHTPSEVKAAVTGNGRADKAQVTTMITKILALQQKPTPADAADALALAICHCWRAPMIARMAQAEAKAAQIKRDYAARLKAARA; encoded by the coding sequence GTGCGGGTGATGGGAGTCGACCCGGGGTTGACCCGGTGCGGCCTGTCGGTGGTCGAGGGCGGATCGGGCCGCCAGGTCAGCGCGCTGGACGTCGACGTGGTGCGCACCCCCTCCGGTGACCCGCTGGCCCGTCGACTGCTGGCCATCAGCGACACCGTCGAGCACTGGATGGACACCCACCGGCCCGACGTGGTCGCGATCGAGCGGGTGTTCGCCAACGCCAACGCCAACACCGCGATGGGCACCGCGCAGGCCGGCGGGGTGATCGCCCTGCAGGCCGCCCGCCGCGGCATCGACGTGCACTTCCACACCCCCTCCGAGGTGAAGGCGGCGGTCACCGGAAACGGCCGCGCCGACAAGGCCCAGGTCACCACCATGATCACCAAAATCCTTGCGCTGCAGCAGAAGCCGACGCCCGCCGACGCCGCCGACGCGCTCGCTCTTGCGATCTGTCACTGCTGGCGCGCACCGATGATCGCCCGGATGGCGCAGGCCGAGGCCAAGGCCGCGCAGATCAAGCGCGACTACGCCGCCCGGCTCAAGGCGGCCCGGGCATGA
- a CDS encoding type II toxin-antitoxin system PemK/MazF family toxin, whose product MVIQRGGVCWVGVGELRGSAPAKRRPAVVVQSDRYNSSRISTMVVLPITSNTDLARHPGNVFLPALSSGLPKDSVVNVSQPMTVDRVDLDDTGVELPGSLMDAIDAGVRRVLDL is encoded by the coding sequence GTGGTGATCCAGCGCGGAGGCGTGTGCTGGGTCGGCGTCGGCGAACTCAGGGGCAGCGCCCCCGCCAAGCGGCGACCGGCCGTCGTCGTGCAATCCGACCGGTACAACTCGTCGAGAATCTCGACGATGGTCGTTCTGCCGATCACCTCGAACACGGACCTTGCTCGGCACCCGGGCAACGTGTTCCTCCCGGCGCTGTCGTCCGGGTTGCCGAAGGACTCGGTCGTCAACGTCTCGCAGCCGATGACCGTCGACCGCGTTGACCTCGATGACACGGGTGTGGAGCTGCCGGGCAGCCTGATGGACGCAATCGATGCGGGTGTTCGGCGGGTGCTGGACCTGTGA
- the tesB gene encoding acyl-CoA thioesterase II: MAIEEILDLEQLEVDIYRGGVFSPESGFLQRTFGGHVAGQSLVSAVRTVEPQFHVHSLHGYFLRPGDARAPTVYLVERVRDGGSFATRRVSAVQHGQTIFSMAASFQTEQAGPEHQDAVPQAPDPEQLPGFRSGKFFDEPGFAQFAEWDVRIVPRDELPPVPGKVSRQQVWFRHRDPLPDDPVLHICALAYMSDLTLLGSAQVNHLDLRQNLMVASLDHALWFAGTFRADEWLLYDQSSPFAGGGRALCQGQIFTRDGRLVAAVMQEGLTRYKRDFRP; this comes from the coding sequence ATGGCGATCGAGGAGATCCTCGACCTGGAGCAGCTCGAGGTCGACATCTACCGGGGCGGGGTGTTCAGCCCGGAATCGGGCTTCCTGCAGCGCACCTTCGGTGGGCACGTCGCCGGCCAGTCACTGGTCTCGGCGGTGCGGACCGTCGAACCGCAGTTCCACGTGCATTCCCTGCACGGCTACTTCCTGCGCCCCGGGGACGCCCGCGCGCCGACGGTCTACCTGGTCGAACGGGTCCGCGACGGCGGATCGTTTGCCACCCGCCGGGTCTCGGCCGTCCAGCACGGCCAGACCATCTTCTCGATGGCCGCGTCGTTCCAGACCGAGCAGGCCGGCCCCGAGCACCAGGACGCCGTCCCGCAGGCCCCCGACCCCGAGCAGTTGCCGGGTTTTCGCAGCGGGAAGTTCTTCGACGAGCCCGGCTTCGCCCAGTTCGCCGAGTGGGACGTGCGGATCGTGCCGCGCGACGAGCTGCCGCCGGTTCCGGGCAAGGTCAGCCGCCAGCAGGTGTGGTTCCGGCACCGCGACCCGCTGCCGGATGACCCGGTGCTGCACATCTGCGCGCTGGCCTACATGAGCGACCTGACCCTGCTGGGTTCGGCGCAGGTCAACCACCTGGACCTGCGGCAGAACCTGATGGTCGCCTCGCTGGATCACGCGCTGTGGTTCGCCGGCACCTTCCGCGCCGACGAGTGGCTGCTCTACGACCAGTCCTCGCCGTTCGCCGGCGGCGGCCGCGCGCTGTGCCAGGGCCAGATCTTCACCCGGGACGGCCGGTTGGTCGCCGCGGTGATGCAGGAGGGCCTGACCCGCTACAAACGCGACTTCCGGCCGTGA
- the ruvB gene encoding Holliday junction branch migration DNA helicase RuvB — protein MSRFDEDDDPDQRDVSAALTVGEGDIDASLRPRSLDEFIGQPRVREQLQLVIEGAKNRGGTPDHILLSGPPGLGKTSLAMIIAAELGSALRLTSGPALERAGDLAAMLSNLVEGDVLFIDEIHRIARPAEEMLYLAMEDFRVDVVVGKGPGATSIPLEVAPFTLVGATTRSGALTGPLRDRFGFTAHMDFYEPEELERVLRRSAGILGIELGPEAAAEIARRSRGTPRIANRLLRRVRDYAEVRADCVVTRAVAQAALLVYDVDELGLDRLDRAVLSALIRSFGGGPVGVSTLAVAVGEEATTVEEVCEPFLVRAGMIARTPRGRVATAAAWEQLGLTPPPRAAGLGQAGLFE, from the coding sequence ATGAGCAGGTTCGACGAGGACGACGATCCCGATCAGCGGGACGTCTCGGCGGCGCTGACCGTCGGCGAGGGCGACATCGACGCCAGCCTGCGGCCGCGCTCGCTGGACGAGTTCATCGGCCAGCCCCGGGTCCGGGAGCAGCTGCAGCTGGTGATCGAGGGCGCCAAGAACCGCGGCGGCACCCCGGACCACATCCTGCTGTCCGGGCCGCCCGGGCTGGGCAAGACATCGCTGGCGATGATCATCGCCGCCGAATTGGGCAGCGCGCTGCGGCTGACCTCCGGACCCGCGCTGGAGCGCGCCGGCGACCTGGCGGCGATGCTGAGCAACCTGGTCGAGGGCGACGTGCTGTTCATCGACGAGATCCACCGGATCGCCCGGCCGGCCGAGGAGATGCTGTACCTGGCGATGGAGGACTTCCGGGTCGACGTCGTCGTCGGCAAGGGGCCCGGGGCCACCTCCATCCCGCTGGAGGTCGCGCCGTTCACCCTGGTCGGCGCCACCACCCGGTCCGGGGCGCTGACCGGGCCGCTGCGCGACCGGTTCGGCTTCACCGCGCACATGGACTTCTACGAACCCGAGGAGCTGGAGCGGGTGCTGCGCCGCTCGGCCGGCATCCTGGGCATCGAGCTGGGCCCGGAGGCGGCCGCCGAGATCGCCCGGCGGTCCCGCGGCACGCCGCGAATCGCCAACCGGCTGCTGCGCCGGGTCCGTGACTACGCCGAGGTGCGCGCCGACTGCGTCGTCACCCGCGCGGTCGCCCAGGCCGCGCTGCTGGTCTACGACGTCGACGAACTCGGCCTGGACCGGCTCGATCGCGCGGTGCTGTCCGCGCTGATCCGCAGCTTCGGCGGCGGCCCGGTCGGGGTGTCCACCCTGGCGGTCGCGGTCGGCGAGGAGGCCACCACCGTCGAGGAGGTCTGCGAGCCGTTCCTGGTCCGGGCCGGGATGATCGCCCGGACCCCGCGCGGCCGGGTCGCCACCGCCGCGGCCTGGGAACAGCTCGGCCTGACCCCGCCGCCGCGCGCGGCGGGCCTGGGTCAGGCCGGGCTGTTCGAGTGA
- a CDS encoding YebC/PmpR family DNA-binding transcriptional regulator: protein MSGHSKWATTKHKKAVIDAKRGKMFAKLIKNIEVAARTGGGDPGGNPTLYDAIQKAKKSSVPNDNIERARKRGGGEEAGGADWQNITYEGYGPGGVAVLVECLTDNRNRAAGEVRVAMTRNGGNMADPGSVAYLFSRKGVVTLEKNELTEDDVLMAVLEAGAEEVNDLGEAFEVICEPTDLVAVRTALVDAGIDYDSAEAGFQASVSVPVDLEGARKVLKLIDALEDSDDVQDVYTNVDIPEDVAAALDEE from the coding sequence ATGAGTGGGCATTCCAAGTGGGCCACCACCAAGCACAAGAAGGCCGTGATCGACGCCAAGCGCGGCAAGATGTTCGCCAAGCTGATCAAGAACATCGAGGTGGCGGCGCGTACCGGTGGCGGTGACCCGGGCGGCAACCCCACCCTGTACGACGCCATCCAGAAGGCCAAGAAGTCCTCGGTGCCCAACGACAACATCGAGCGGGCCCGCAAGCGCGGCGGCGGTGAAGAGGCCGGCGGCGCCGACTGGCAGAACATCACCTACGAGGGCTACGGCCCGGGCGGGGTGGCGGTGCTGGTCGAGTGTCTGACCGACAACCGCAACCGTGCCGCCGGCGAGGTCCGGGTGGCGATGACCCGCAACGGCGGCAACATGGCCGACCCGGGCTCGGTGGCCTACCTGTTCTCCCGCAAAGGTGTGGTCACGCTGGAGAAGAACGAGCTGACCGAGGACGACGTGCTGATGGCGGTGCTGGAGGCCGGCGCCGAGGAGGTCAACGACCTCGGCGAGGCGTTCGAGGTGATCTGCGAACCCACCGACCTGGTGGCGGTGCGCACCGCGCTGGTCGACGCCGGCATCGACTACGACTCCGCCGAGGCCGGATTCCAGGCGTCGGTGAGCGTGCCCGTCGACCTGGAGGGGGCCCGCAAGGTGCTCAAGCTGATCGACGCGCTGGAGGACAGCGACGACGTCCAGGACGTCTACACCAACGTCGACATCCCCGAGGACGTGGCCGCGGCCCTCGACGAGGAGTAG
- the pdxT gene encoding pyridoxal 5'-phosphate synthase glutaminase subunit PdxT, whose amino-acid sequence MTRVGVLALQGDVREHLAALRAVGAEAIPVRRRAELEAVDGLVIPGGESTAMSHLLRVFELAEPLRQRLADGLPAYGSCAGMILLATEIVDAGAPGRQAVPLGAIDMTVRRNAFGRQVDSFEGDLDFVGLDDPVHAVFIRAPWVERVGPEVQVLATAAGHPVAVRQGAVLATAFHPEVTGDRRIHRLFVDAL is encoded by the coding sequence GTGACCCGGGTCGGGGTGCTGGCCCTGCAGGGCGATGTCCGCGAACACCTGGCGGCGCTGCGCGCCGTCGGCGCCGAGGCGATCCCGGTGCGCCGCCGCGCCGAGCTCGAGGCGGTGGACGGGCTGGTCATTCCGGGTGGGGAGTCCACCGCGATGAGTCACCTGCTGCGGGTGTTCGAGCTGGCCGAGCCGCTGCGGCAGCGGCTGGCCGACGGCCTGCCGGCCTACGGGTCGTGCGCCGGGATGATCCTGCTGGCCACCGAGATTGTCGACGCCGGGGCGCCCGGCCGTCAGGCGGTGCCGTTGGGCGCTATCGATATGACCGTGCGCCGCAACGCCTTCGGCCGCCAGGTCGACTCCTTCGAGGGGGACCTGGACTTTGTCGGGCTCGACGACCCGGTGCACGCGGTGTTCATCCGGGCGCCCTGGGTCGAGCGGGTCGGGCCCGAGGTGCAGGTGCTGGCCACCGCGGCCGGGCACCCGGTCGCGGTCCGCCAGGGCGCGGTGCTGGCCACCGCGTTTCACCCGGAGGTCACCGGCGACCGGCGGATCCACCGGCTGTTCGTCGACGCGCTGTGA
- a CDS encoding type II toxin-antitoxin system Phd/YefM family antitoxin gives MKTMSYTESRARYAEVLDSVVDDREEVVITRAGHEPVVIVSLADFESLRETAYLMRSPANARRLLDAMERLEGGGGTEHGLLDVD, from the coding sequence ATGAAGACCATGAGCTACACCGAATCGCGGGCCCGCTACGCGGAGGTCCTCGACAGCGTGGTGGACGATCGCGAAGAGGTGGTCATCACCCGCGCCGGTCACGAGCCGGTGGTGATCGTTTCGCTCGCGGACTTCGAGTCGTTGCGCGAGACGGCCTACCTGATGCGCTCGCCGGCCAACGCCCGTCGGCTGCTCGACGCCATGGAACGCCTGGAGGGTGGTGGCGGGACCGAGCACGGCCTGCTCGACGTCGACTGA
- the ruvA gene encoding Holliday junction branch migration protein RuvA produces MIASVRGEVIDIALGHVVVEAGGVGYTVMATPSTLATLRRGTEARLVTAMIVREDSQTLYGFADADARDVFTTLLSVSGVGPKIAMATLAVYDAPTLRQALADGDIAALTRVPGIGKRGAERMVLELRDKIGASPGAAGAAPVAAGAAVRGPVVEALVGLGFSAKQAEEACDKVLAADPETGTSTALRAALNLLGKTR; encoded by the coding sequence ATGATCGCCTCGGTGCGCGGCGAGGTCATCGACATCGCGCTGGGCCACGTCGTGGTGGAGGCCGGCGGGGTCGGCTACACGGTGATGGCCACCCCGTCGACGCTGGCCACCCTGCGCCGCGGGACCGAGGCCCGGCTGGTCACCGCGATGATCGTCCGGGAGGACTCCCAGACGCTCTACGGCTTTGCCGACGCCGACGCCCGCGACGTGTTCACCACCCTGCTGTCGGTGTCCGGGGTGGGCCCGAAGATCGCGATGGCCACCCTGGCCGTCTACGACGCCCCGACGCTGCGCCAAGCGCTGGCCGACGGCGACATCGCCGCGCTGACCCGGGTGCCCGGCATCGGCAAGCGCGGCGCCGAGCGGATGGTGCTGGAGCTGCGCGACAAGATCGGCGCCAGCCCCGGCGCGGCCGGCGCGGCCCCGGTCGCCGCCGGCGCGGCGGTGCGCGGCCCGGTCGTCGAGGCGCTGGTCGGGCTCGGATTCTCGGCCAAGCAGGCCGAGGAGGCCTGCGACAAGGTGCTGGCCGCGGACCCCGAGACCGGCACCTCCACCGCGCTGCGGGCCGCGCTGAACCTGCTGGGGAAGACCCGATGA
- a CDS encoding Txe/YoeB family addiction module toxin gives MPLIWDENAWDDYLWWQAQDRRVLKRMNALIADIIRNGNAGIGKPERLTSDVAGYWSRRITDEHRLVYKAGDHDVRIAACRYHYGR, from the coding sequence ATGCCGCTGATCTGGGATGAGAACGCCTGGGATGACTACCTGTGGTGGCAGGCCCAGGACCGCAGGGTGCTCAAGCGCATGAATGCGCTCATCGCGGACATCATCCGAAACGGCAATGCGGGCATCGGTAAGCCCGAGCGGCTCACCAGCGACGTCGCCGGCTACTGGTCGCGTCGGATCACCGACGAGCACCGATTGGTTTACAAGGCCGGCGATCATGACGTCCGCATTGCGGCCTGCCGGTACCACTATGGCAGGTAG
- the car gene encoding carboxylic acid reductase: MTETTQDQRLRDRIARLYATDPQFAAAAPDPAVAPDPALGLAAVVRAVLTGYADRPALGERAVEHRTDPATGRRTAAPLPRFDTLSYGELWHRVSAVSAALADTVAAGDRIAILGFTSTDYTTVDIATTQLAAVTVPLQTSSSAADLTPIVAETEPVLLAASVAELPHAVELIGAGPAPARLLVFDLHDGDDDHRDALAQARTALAGTDVTVQTFAEAIAAGAGIAPPERAGDGADPLAMLIYTSGSTGAPKGAMYPASRVAAMWQAGGWQWDDLQAGAPAIVPCFLPMSHVMGRGVLYSALAAGGTAYFTARADLSTLLDDLAMIQPTQLNLVPRIWDMLYGEYRAERERAGELSPAEEDALIARVRARLLGDRAVLAMTGSAPISGELRDWAQRFLDLPLVEGFGSTEAGTVMVDGVLQRPPVTDYKLIDVPELGYLSTDRPHPRGELLLRSEQMFPGYYRRPELTAEMFDEDGYYRTGDIFADLGEDRLHYVDRRNNVLKLSQGEFVAVSKLEAAYLGSPLVRQIYLYANSARPYLLAVVVPTAAALAEPDEARRKALIAESLAQVAATAGLQSYEIPRDFLIETEPFSQANGLLTGIRKLAWPKLRARYGEALERRYTELAEGQAAELARLRATGADVPVQQTVQQAAAALLGAGAAEAAPDAHFTDLGGDSLSALTFGNLLRDIFGVDVPVGVIVSPATDLAGIAAHIEAARAGHTRPSFAGIHGRDATEVHAADLTLDKFLPAETLAAAPGLPGPAAEVRTVLLTGSTGFLGRYLLLDWLQRLAPVGGTVIALVRARDDETARARLDATFDTGDPALTAHYRRLAEAHLRVIAGDKGEENLGLDAAAWQQLATDVDLIVDPAALVNHLLPYSELFAPNALGTAELLRIALTSRIKPYLYVSTIAVGDGIAPGDFVEDADIRLASPTRAVNDSYANGYGNSKWAGEVLLREANDLCGLPVAVFRSDMILADTSYAGQLNLPDMFTRMMLSLVATGIAPGSFHELDAHGRRQPSHYDGLPVEFIAEAIDTLGTAVGPGQFRTYHVMNPHDDGLGMDEFVDWLIAAGHPIRRIDDYAEWLERFETALRALPDRQRQASLLPLLHNYAKPTPPLHGAPAPTAVFRAAVIAAGIGVDGDIPHITPAVITKYISDLTLLGLL; encoded by the coding sequence ATGACCGAAACCACCCAGGACCAGCGGCTGCGGGACCGCATCGCCCGGCTCTACGCCACCGACCCGCAGTTCGCCGCCGCCGCACCCGACCCCGCGGTCGCCCCCGACCCCGCACTGGGCCTGGCCGCGGTGGTGCGCGCGGTGCTCACCGGCTACGCCGACCGGCCCGCGCTGGGCGAACGCGCCGTCGAACACCGCACCGACCCGGCCACCGGCCGTCGCACCGCCGCCCCGCTCCCCCGGTTCGACACGCTGAGCTACGGCGAGCTGTGGCACCGGGTCAGCGCGGTGTCCGCCGCCCTGGCCGACACCGTCGCCGCCGGCGACCGGATCGCGATCCTGGGCTTCACCAGCACCGACTACACCACCGTCGACATCGCCACCACCCAGCTGGCCGCCGTCACCGTGCCGCTGCAGACCAGCTCCAGCGCCGCCGACCTGACCCCGATCGTCGCCGAGACCGAGCCGGTGCTGCTGGCCGCCAGCGTCGCCGAGCTGCCGCACGCCGTTGAGCTGATCGGCGCGGGCCCGGCCCCGGCCCGACTGCTGGTCTTCGACCTGCACGACGGCGACGACGACCACCGCGACGCACTGGCGCAGGCGCGCACCGCGCTGGCCGGCACCGATGTCACCGTGCAGACCTTCGCCGAGGCGATCGCCGCCGGCGCCGGGATCGCCCCGCCGGAGCGGGCCGGCGACGGCGCCGACCCGCTGGCCATGCTGATCTACACCTCCGGCTCCACCGGCGCCCCCAAGGGCGCGATGTACCCGGCCAGCCGGGTGGCCGCGATGTGGCAGGCCGGCGGCTGGCAGTGGGACGACCTGCAGGCCGGCGCGCCGGCCATCGTGCCGTGCTTCCTGCCGATGAGCCACGTGATGGGCCGCGGCGTGCTCTACAGCGCGCTGGCCGCCGGCGGCACCGCCTACTTCACCGCCCGCGCCGACCTGTCCACCCTGCTCGACGACCTGGCGATGATCCAGCCCACCCAGCTCAACTTGGTGCCGCGGATCTGGGACATGCTGTACGGGGAATACCGGGCCGAGCGCGAGCGCGCCGGCGAGCTGAGCCCCGCCGAGGAGGACGCGCTGATCGCCCGGGTGCGCGCCCGGCTGCTCGGCGACCGCGCGGTGCTGGCGATGACCGGCTCGGCACCGATCTCCGGCGAACTGCGCGACTGGGCGCAGCGCTTCCTGGACCTGCCGCTGGTGGAGGGCTTCGGCTCCACCGAGGCCGGCACGGTGATGGTCGACGGCGTGCTGCAGCGCCCGCCGGTCACCGACTACAAGCTGATCGACGTGCCCGAGCTGGGCTACCTGAGCACCGACCGGCCGCACCCGCGCGGGGAGCTGCTGCTGCGCTCCGAGCAGATGTTCCCCGGCTACTACCGCCGCCCCGAACTGACCGCCGAGATGTTCGACGAGGACGGCTACTACCGCACCGGCGACATCTTCGCCGACCTCGGCGAGGACCGGCTGCACTACGTCGACCGGCGCAACAACGTGCTCAAACTGTCCCAGGGCGAGTTCGTCGCGGTGTCCAAGCTGGAGGCGGCCTACCTGGGCAGCCCGCTGGTGCGGCAGATCTACCTGTACGCCAACAGCGCCCGGCCGTACCTGCTGGCCGTCGTGGTGCCCACCGCGGCGGCGCTGGCCGAGCCCGACGAGGCCCGGCGCAAGGCGCTGATCGCCGAGTCGCTGGCCCAGGTCGCCGCGACCGCCGGGCTGCAGTCCTACGAGATCCCGCGCGACTTCCTCATCGAGACCGAGCCGTTCAGCCAGGCCAACGGGCTGCTGACCGGCATCCGCAAGCTGGCCTGGCCGAAGCTGCGGGCCCGCTACGGCGAGGCGCTGGAGCGCCGCTACACCGAGCTGGCCGAGGGCCAGGCCGCCGAGCTGGCCCGGCTGCGCGCCACCGGCGCCGACGTCCCGGTGCAGCAGACCGTCCAGCAGGCGGCGGCCGCGCTGCTCGGAGCCGGCGCTGCCGAGGCCGCCCCGGACGCGCACTTCACCGACCTGGGCGGCGATTCGCTGTCCGCGCTGACCTTCGGCAACCTGCTGCGCGACATCTTCGGCGTCGACGTGCCGGTCGGGGTGATCGTCAGCCCGGCCACCGACCTGGCCGGCATCGCCGCGCACATCGAGGCCGCCCGGGCCGGGCACACCCGCCCGTCGTTCGCGGGGATCCACGGCCGCGACGCCACCGAGGTGCACGCCGCCGATCTCACCCTGGACAAGTTCCTGCCCGCCGAGACGCTGGCCGCCGCCCCCGGGCTGCCCGGCCCCGCCGCCGAGGTCCGCACCGTGCTGCTGACCGGCAGCACCGGATTCCTGGGCCGCTACCTGCTGCTGGACTGGCTCCAGCGGCTGGCCCCGGTCGGCGGCACGGTGATCGCGCTGGTCCGGGCCCGCGACGATGAGACCGCCCGGGCCCGGCTGGACGCCACCTTCGACACCGGTGACCCGGCGCTGACGGCGCACTACCGCCGGCTCGCCGAGGCCCACCTGCGGGTCATCGCCGGCGACAAGGGCGAGGAGAACCTCGGCCTGGACGCCGCGGCCTGGCAGCAGCTGGCCACCGACGTCGACCTGATCGTCGACCCGGCGGCGCTGGTCAACCACCTGCTGCCCTACAGCGAGCTGTTCGCGCCGAACGCGCTGGGCACCGCCGAGCTGCTCCGGATCGCGCTGACCAGCCGGATCAAGCCGTACCTGTACGTCTCCACCATCGCCGTCGGCGACGGGATCGCGCCGGGTGACTTCGTCGAGGATGCCGACATCCGGTTGGCGAGCCCCACCCGCGCGGTCAACGACAGCTACGCCAACGGCTACGGCAACTCCAAGTGGGCCGGCGAGGTGCTGCTGCGGGAGGCCAACGACCTGTGCGGGCTGCCGGTGGCGGTGTTCCGCAGCGACATGATCCTGGCCGACACCAGCTACGCCGGGCAGCTCAACCTGCCGGACATGTTCACCCGGATGATGCTGTCGCTGGTGGCGACCGGGATCGCGCCGGGGTCGTTCCACGAGCTCGACGCCCACGGCCGGCGGCAACCCTCGCACTACGACGGGCTGCCGGTCGAGTTCATCGCCGAGGCGATCGACACGCTGGGCACCGCCGTGGGCCCCGGACAGTTCCGCACCTACCACGTGATGAACCCGCACGACGACGGCCTCGGGATGGACGAGTTCGTCGACTGGCTGATCGCCGCCGGGCACCCGATCCGCCGGATCGACGACTACGCCGAGTGGCTGGAGCGTTTCGAGACCGCGCTGCGCGCGCTGCCGGACCGGCAGCGCCAGGCCTCACTGCTGCCGCTGCTGCACAACTACGCCAAGCCGACCCCGCCGCTGCACGGCGCGCCGGCCCCCACGGCGGTGTTCCGCGCGGCGGTGATCGCCGCCGGGATCGGCGTGGACGGCGACATCCCGCACATCACCCCCGCGGTGATCACCAAGTACATCAGCGACCTGACGCTGCTCGGCCTGCTCTGA